In Caldanaerobius fijiensis DSM 17918, the genomic window TACATCAGAGCATGGATGTAATATTTATAGTAAGGTATTTGGATAGATAATAAAATATTGTTTTTACTGTTACAGAACACATAGAAATGATAAAATAGAAGTGCATAAATAACAAATAAAGGAGACATGACATTATTGTTGAGAAGGTGCTTGACCTAGAAGAAGGCGTTAAATATCCAGTATGTATCGGCGGTAAAAGAAACTGTCCTCCTGAAGATATAGGTGGCCGTGGGGATATGAGGATTTTCTAAAAGCAATCTAGGACCCATAGCATCCAGAGCATGAATCTATGCTTGAATGGGTGGGAGGCTCTTTTGACCCTGAAGAATGTAGCATAGATGAAGTCAATAACATGTTGAAGATGATAAAGTAAGGATTAAGGTTTTACATTTTATTAAGAGAGGCTAATTAACATGGTTTTGTGGGGAATTTTCATCAGCGCTTTTTTAATAGGCTTTTCAGGAGCAATGATGCCTGGGCCTATGTTGGGAGTCACGATTGATGGCAGCCTTAAAAAAGGGTGGACAGCAGGCCCTTTAACAGTGTTAGGGCATGGAATCCTGGAACTTATACTAATTATCATCATGATATTCGGACTTAAAGATTTCTTTTCTAAGGCGACAGTTGCAGGATTTATCGGACTATTTGGCGGTGCTTTCCTTGCATGGATGGGCTATGGAATGATAAAGTCCGGTATTAATAAATCAGTTTCTTTGGAGAGCCAAAGAGCAGGGAATAGTGCCGGAGTGAGGAATCTTGCATTAGCGGGAGCGCTTGTAAGTGCTACCAATCCGTATTTTATTCTCTGGTGGGCGTCAACAGGTATGGAATCAATACGCCAGTCGTATACTTCAGGTTTAATTGGTGTTTTGTTCTTTTTCATGGGGCACATTTTTTCGGACTTTGTATGGTATACAGCAATTTCCACGGCATTTTCCAGAGGCAAGAAACTGATAAGTGATACTGTGTATCGCTGGATTATTTTGTTATTAGGTATATTTATTATAGCATTTTCAATCTATTTCATAGGCAGTGGATGGAAGATGCTGCAGATGTAATGATATAATTTTTGGGTAGATTTAATGAAAAAGATGTATTTTATAATTTATATAGGAGGAAAGTAAAAATGACAAATGAAAAAATAAATAATTGCTGCTGTGGTGGAAAAGAGAAGTTTCATAAAATAGAAAATGACAATACATGTACTGTGTGTAAAACATCAGGAGTCAAAGTAAAAAATATTACAGTCAGACATTTGGTAGATAATACATTAACAGAATTGGTCGGAGATACAGAT contains:
- a CDS encoding IS1096 element passenger TnpR family protein, whose amino-acid sequence is MVEKVLDLEEGVKYPVCIGGKRNCPPEDIGGRGDMRIF
- a CDS encoding LysE family transporter, with amino-acid sequence MVLWGIFISAFLIGFSGAMMPGPMLGVTIDGSLKKGWTAGPLTVLGHGILELILIIIMIFGLKDFFSKATVAGFIGLFGGAFLAWMGYGMIKSGINKSVSLESQRAGNSAGVRNLALAGALVSATNPYFILWWASTGMESIRQSYTSGLIGVLFFFMGHIFSDFVWYTAISTAFSRGKKLISDTVYRWIILLLGIFIIAFSIYFIGSGWKMLQM